In a genomic window of Piliocolobus tephrosceles isolate RC106 chromosome 1, ASM277652v3, whole genome shotgun sequence:
- the CD160 gene encoding CD160 antigen isoform X2: MLMEPGRGCCALAILLAIVDIQSGGCINITSSASQEGTRLNLICTVWHKKEEAEGLVVFLCKDRSGDCFPKTSLKQLRLKRYPGIDGVGEISSQLVFTISQVTPSHSGTYQCCATSQKSGIRLQGHFFSLLVTETGNYTVTGLKQRQHLEFSHSEGTLSSGFLQEKVWVMLVTSLVVLQGTEKKATGHGEEMLNIPRICGNTSWGKSV; this comes from the exons ATGCTGATGGAACCTGGCAGAGGCTGCTGTGCCCTGGCCATCCTGCTGGCAATTGTGGACATCCAGTCTGGTG GATGCATTAACATCACCAGCTCAGCTTCCCAGGAAGGAACACGACTAAACTTAATCTGCACTGTGTGGCATAAGAAAGAAGAGGCTGAGGGGTTGGTAGTGTTTTTGTGCAAGGACAGGTCTGGAGACTGTTTTCCTAAGACCAGTTTAAAACAGCTGAGACTTAAAAGGTATCCTGGGATAGATGGTGTTGGTGAAATATCATCTCAGTTAGTGTTCACCATAAGCCAAGTCACACCGTCGCACAGTGGGACCTACCAGTGTTGTGCCACAAGCCAGAAGTCAGGCATCCGCCTTCAGGGCCATTTCTTCTCCCTTCTAGTCACAG AGACAGGGAACTACACAGTGACGGGACTGAAACAAAGACAACACCTTGAGTTCAGCCATAGTGAAGGCACTCTCAGTTCAGGCTTCCTTCAAGAAAAGGTCTGGGTAATGCTGGTCACCAGCCTCGTGGTCCTTCAAG GCACAGAGAAGAAAGCAACAGGGCATGGGGAAGAGATGCTAAATATACCAAGAATCTGTGGAAATACAAGCTGGGGCAAATCAGTGTGA
- the CD160 gene encoding CD160 antigen isoform X1, whose amino-acid sequence MLMEPGRGCCALAILLAIVDIQSGGCINITSSASQEGTRLNLICTVWHKKEEAEGLVVFLCKDRSGDCFPKTSLKQLRLKRYPGIDGVGEISSQLVFTISQVTPSHSGTYQCCATSQKSGIRLQGHFFSLLVTETGNYTVTGLKQRQHLEFSHSEGTLSSGFLQEKVWVMLVTSLVVLQGMSKRAISTPSNEGAIVFLPSWLFSRRRLERKSRGRGKCYSSPGYP is encoded by the exons ATGCTGATGGAACCTGGCAGAGGCTGCTGTGCCCTGGCCATCCTGCTGGCAATTGTGGACATCCAGTCTGGTG GATGCATTAACATCACCAGCTCAGCTTCCCAGGAAGGAACACGACTAAACTTAATCTGCACTGTGTGGCATAAGAAAGAAGAGGCTGAGGGGTTGGTAGTGTTTTTGTGCAAGGACAGGTCTGGAGACTGTTTTCCTAAGACCAGTTTAAAACAGCTGAGACTTAAAAGGTATCCTGGGATAGATGGTGTTGGTGAAATATCATCTCAGTTAGTGTTCACCATAAGCCAAGTCACACCGTCGCACAGTGGGACCTACCAGTGTTGTGCCACAAGCCAGAAGTCAGGCATCCGCCTTCAGGGCCATTTCTTCTCCCTTCTAGTCACAG AGACAGGGAACTACACAGTGACGGGACTGAAACAAAGACAACACCTTGAGTTCAGCCATAGTGAAGGCACTCTCAGTTCAGGCTTCCTTCAAGAAAAGGTCTGGGTAATGCTGGTCACCAGCCTCGTGGTCCTTCAAGGTATGTCCAAAAGAGCCATAAGCACCCCAAGCAATGAGGGTGCTATTGTATTTCTGCCATCTTGGTTATTCTCCAGGAGAAGGTTGGAAAGGAAGTCCAGAGGGAGAGGAAAATGTTACTCAAGCCCTGGTTATCCATAG
- the CD160 gene encoding CD160 antigen isoform X3, producing the protein MLMEPGRGCCALAILLAIVDIQSGGCINITSSASQEGTRLNLICTVWHKKEEAEGLVVFLCKDRSGDCFPKTSLKQLRLKRYPGIDGVGEISSQLVFTISQVTPSHSGTYQCCATSQKSGIRLQGHFFSLLVTETGNYTVTGLKQRQHLEFSHSEGTLSSGFLQEKVWVMLVTSLVVLQAL; encoded by the exons ATGCTGATGGAACCTGGCAGAGGCTGCTGTGCCCTGGCCATCCTGCTGGCAATTGTGGACATCCAGTCTGGTG GATGCATTAACATCACCAGCTCAGCTTCCCAGGAAGGAACACGACTAAACTTAATCTGCACTGTGTGGCATAAGAAAGAAGAGGCTGAGGGGTTGGTAGTGTTTTTGTGCAAGGACAGGTCTGGAGACTGTTTTCCTAAGACCAGTTTAAAACAGCTGAGACTTAAAAGGTATCCTGGGATAGATGGTGTTGGTGAAATATCATCTCAGTTAGTGTTCACCATAAGCCAAGTCACACCGTCGCACAGTGGGACCTACCAGTGTTGTGCCACAAGCCAGAAGTCAGGCATCCGCCTTCAGGGCCATTTCTTCTCCCTTCTAGTCACAG AGACAGGGAACTACACAGTGACGGGACTGAAACAAAGACAACACCTTGAGTTCAGCCATAGTGAAGGCACTCTCAGTTCAGGCTTCCTTCAAGAAAAGGTCTGGGTAATGCTGGTCACCAGCCTCGTGGTCCTTCAAG CTTTGTAA